The DNA region CTATCAACATGAAATATTACTTTTCCAAAATAATAAATGATTTGAATAAAGGCTATAATATTGAAAAAAAGGGTATAAAAATTGTAGAAAAAATTGATGAGATAAGTATTCCCTCAAAATTGGCAACTTCCTGTGGTTTGCTCCTGAATGAAATTTTTACAAATGCCTATAAATATGGTTTCCCGAATGGGGAAAAAGGAAAAATTGAAGTTGATTTTCATGAAAACAGTGAGAGTGAAATCGTTCTGAGAATATTCAATGACGGGGTGCCTATCTCGGAAAATATAAACGTTCTCCATGAAGGTGATACTCTCGGGATGAATATGATTGGGATGTTGGTTCAGCAAATCGATGGCAAAATTACGATAAATAATGAAAACGGGACTGAATTTAAGATCACTTTTGAAAAATTTTAAACAAAGTTTGCAAAAGACTGGAGTTCATCCGGAAACGACTTGTAAAGTCCGGTGAGAAAATTTTATAGATAAAAGGAGAGTGCAAAGATGAATGCAAAAATCAAGATTATGATTGTAGAAGATTCATCAATAATTGCTCAATTATTACGTAAAGAACTTAAATTGAAAGGTTATGAAGTGTGCGGTTTGGCTCCAACCGGAGCATTAGCCATCACAATGGCAAAAGAAAAGAACCCTGATGTAATACTGATGGATATCGGATTAGCCGATAACATTGATGGAATTGAGGCAGCCGAGAAAATCATTTCTTATAAAAATATTCCGGTTATCTTTTTGACCGGTTACAACGATGAAGAATTGAAAAAAAGAGCTGACAAACTCAACCCTGCTGCCTATTTTCTCAAACCGACAGGATCATATAAACTTAAAGCTGTGATTGATTCTGTAATGGAAAAGCATTATAAATAAAAATTCTTCTTCCATTCTGTTCTCAAAACAGCGTTTCTTGTAGATCGTCCTTTTTCTTCTTTTTTTTGTAAGAAGATTTTGTAAGGTCAAGCAGAGATTTTTCAATATTAGATAGAAACGGACTTTTTGGAAGTGTATATTGTTTCCCAAAAAGGAATCTTTTGTGTGCAAAAGTAAGGAAAAGATATTTTTGAGCACGTGTCATTCCCACATAAAAAAGCCTTCTTTCCTCTTCAGTATCTGCCTTTTGATTTTCCATAATTGAATAGGGAAGAAGCCCATCTTCGCAACCAATAATAAAAACGCATTTGAATTCCAATCCTTTGGCTGCATGAAGAGTCATCAAAGAAACATTTTCCACAGTTTTGTCATAACGATCAATTTCCCGCCCGATGGAAATATATTTCACAAATTCTTCGATGTTATTTTTAAATGGAGTAGCGAGTTCGAGCAATTTGTCAAAGCAATCTGCATTTTTAATTTTTTCGTTTTTAAAATATGTAATAATAATCCGTTCCAGAATATCAGCAACGGATTTTTCCTCGAAGATCAATTTTAGTTGGAGCAATTCTCCGATTGTGATTTTTCTTGATTTGATAAGTTGATCAGTGAGCAATAAATTTTTCGGGTTCAGCGATACCTTCAAAAGATCAATCACAGATTTATTCGGTTCTTTTTGAAAAAACGGTTTAATTCCAAATCTATTATAAGGTATGCTATGATCGTGGAATGCTTTTTCTATAGAATCTAATTGCCGGTTGAGTCTGCCCAGAACAACAAAATCTGACAAACTGCATATTTCAGAATCATTTGCACCTGTGGTAATGCCGCTATCCATCGAGAAAAAACGCAGCCCACCCATCATATTTTCTATAGTTCTGGCAATCTGCTCCGCCTCGCCTTTTTCCGTAAAATTTTCCAAAACCGAAAGCTTAACTCCGGCATTCAAGCCGTCTATTGCCGATTGATGAAAAGCATTTTTAGAGAGAACTTGATTGGATGCTTTTAAAATTTTATTTGAGCAACGGTAACTTTTCTTCAGAAAAAAGGATTTTGCAGTCGGAAATTCTTTTTCAAATTGATGAATAAAATTTACATTTGCACCGCGGAATCCATAAATTGCTTGATTTGGATCACCAATAACGCATACATTCGACTTTTCATCAGGCATCAGAAACTTTATGAGTAAATATTGAGCATAATTAATGTCCTGATATTCATCAACGAAAACCCATTGATATTTAGATTGATATTGTTCTAATGTATCCTGATTTTCTTTGAAT from Candidatus Cloacimonadota bacterium includes:
- a CDS encoding response regulator, whose product is MNAKIKIMIVEDSSIIAQLLRKELKLKGYEVCGLAPTGALAITMAKEKNPDVILMDIGLADNIDGIEAAEKIISYKNIPVIFLTGYNDEELKKRADKLNPAAYFLKPTGSYKLKAVIDSVMEKHYK